One Clostridia bacterium DNA segment encodes these proteins:
- a CDS encoding substrate-binding domain-containing protein codes for MMKKAVVILLALAMIAGVFAGCAENAPPEEPAVGGTRIVNIGISLPTEDDDVWNRAGDLMKEGLSELGYAAVLDYASNDVATQVEQIENMLNSGCNYLIIAPVEGEALGTVLDAAKGKNVPVISYDRMLMNSDAVSYYVAFDSYMTGQKQAEYIRDSLDLDATAGPYNIEFVAGDPGDGKASMMFSGAMDVLTRYIDEGKLNVRSGKVDFKEVATAAWAGEAAMSRMDAVIFANYSDGTTLHAVLCSSDSCASGVVKSLEYNYRGAWPIITGSGCEKENVKYILSGKQSMSLFCDTETLASRAVEMMKSLVNGGTVMINDSERYDNGVLTVPAFVCEPEVVDKDSYTEILIDSGFYTEDDLK; via the coding sequence ATTATGAAAAAAGCCGTCGTTATATTGCTTGCACTCGCCATGATCGCCGGCGTATTTGCGGGATGCGCTGAAAACGCGCCGCCCGAGGAGCCCGCCGTCGGAGGAACCAGAATCGTAAATATCGGCATTTCCCTGCCCACCGAAGACGACGATGTGTGGAACCGCGCGGGAGACCTGATGAAAGAGGGGCTGTCGGAGCTTGGATACGCGGCAGTTCTCGATTACGCGTCAAACGATGTCGCGACGCAGGTGGAGCAGATAGAGAATATGCTTAATTCCGGATGCAACTATCTGATAATCGCGCCGGTAGAGGGCGAGGCGCTCGGGACCGTCCTTGACGCAGCCAAAGGAAAAAACGTTCCCGTCATATCTTATGACAGAATGCTGATGAATTCGGACGCGGTATCCTATTACGTCGCGTTTGATTCGTATATGACAGGTCAGAAACAGGCGGAATATATCAGAGATAGTCTGGACCTTGATGCGACCGCCGGTCCGTATAATATCGAGTTTGTCGCCGGAGATCCGGGCGACGGAAAAGCGAGTATGATGTTTTCGGGCGCGATGGATGTGCTTACTCGCTATATAGACGAGGGCAAACTTAACGTCCGTTCCGGTAAGGTCGATTTCAAAGAGGTCGCGACGGCGGCGTGGGCCGGTGAAGCGGCGATGTCGAGAATGGACGCTGTCATTTTCGCAAATTATTCGGACGGCACGACGCTTCACGCGGTATTGTGTTCAAGCGATTCCTGCGCAAGCGGCGTCGTGAAATCGCTCGAATACAATTATAGAGGCGCGTGGCCGATCATAACCGGCTCGGGATGCGAAAAAGAAAACGTTAAATACATTTTGAGCGGCAAGCAGTCGATGTCCCTCTTCTGCGATACGGAAACGCTCGCTTCAAGAGCCGTGGAGATGATGAAGTCGCTTGTCAATGGCGGAACCGTGATGATAAACGACAGTGAAAGATATGATAACGGCGTTTTAACCGTCCCGGCGTTCGTCTGCGAGCCCGAAGTCGTGGACAAAGACAGTTATACAGAGATACTCATAGATTCCGGATTTTACACCGAAGACGATTTGAAATAA